DNA from Eucalyptus grandis isolate ANBG69807.140 chromosome 5, ASM1654582v1, whole genome shotgun sequence:
AGAACATATGAATAACAAATGGTACTAACTTTTACCTTTGAATCGATGCAATACTGATATTTTTACCTATGCTATTCAATTATTTTACCTAATGAATTCATCCATAAAAGGAAGAGTAGCATTGCAGGACGTGTGTTTGCGTGCCTGCTCAAGTGCACACGTGCCTTCTTCAGGTCTTGTCTATGCATGTTTTCTAGTGCTGATGTGCTTGGCTAACGTGGcagttgttggagaaatttgaTTGCTAATGTAGATAGAGAAGTAGTAGTATATTATTGTTGCTTTGATGCGCAATAATAATCATTGTTCTTAAGGTATTATTTGCCTTCACTATTATTGCTATTTGATTTAGAATTAATATACCTCCAAGATATATACCAAAACTGCAGATAATCGAGTTAAGCAATTACCCAATTCTCTTTTGGAATTATAACTTGAATGTGTTAAAGTTACGtgtatgaaaagaaaagaaaagagagttcTAAAGAAAAAGTATTCATGAACAGTTAGGGctattataaataatatgtaaATTGTTCTATATTCATAGACAACTAATCAACATATCTCTTGAaaataggtattttattttcaacCATCATGACTCTTCATGTCAAGAATAACTTTCTTTCATAACTACTAACTATCCATAACTTTCTTTTAGGGCGAAGAGTCACCTTTTTTCATTACTAAGAGTcacgtatttttttttatttatcaagagtCACCTCTTCTTTTAATTAAGAGATACCTCTTTTATGATGACAATAAGTAGTGACAACAATAAGAAGCACACCGTGAGTTGAATTTgaaagtaagaagaaaaaaagtccGTACAAGCCAACGAAGAGATGGGTGTTACTTTTCAttgaaaagatattaaaaattgccacgtcatcGTTCGGCCACCGGCCAGTGTTGACGTCAGCGCCAGCATaccaaaattagtcggatggactgaattagtaccaatatgaaacggtttaggactaaattaattcaattgaaaaattcaagactaaattggtatcaatgtaataagtttatgaattttttgatacttttctcaTTCCGAGCAGCTTTTGCTTTCAGGGTTAGAAACGAGAAGTCTTAATTGAACTTGTGGGATCATGGACatcaaagatcaaaattttcaactttcagGGCCTCGGTACCTTACTTGCGTTGACTGGTAAGAcctcaaattctctcttttctcattGAACAAAAGGCCTAAGTCATGCCTTTTAAGTTCCCTTCACCTTTGTCTCAGTTATTTTGTGATAGCTAGTTACCTTGTGATCCTGGACTTTTTAAACATGCAAAGAACTAAGCACTGTCCTAGCTATTCAACTTTTCCATAACTTAACATGGACTAGCGGGGTTTATagttagagaaaaagaaaaaaacctgaCTAAGAAGGTGCATCTATGGTATAATTTCCATCTATTTCTGTAGTTAGTTTGTTTCTCAACGGACGAACTTCCCTAATGGGCCACGGGCACTTGTCTCCCCCCTTGGACGCATATCTCCGATTACTTCATCGTAGAGTTTTGCTCGATACTAAGCCAGAAAGGAGGAGTTTTACTAGACATGTGACCTTTAATATGTCATAAGTTGTTATTGCCAAGTGTTTATTTGCCCGCAATATCCACCACATATTATAACTTCGTCCTCCACGGTTGCCATGTGATATAATACTCTATTTGGTTCATGGTCACATCCAGTTCGTAGATTTTGGACAGAAGCAGCCACGTGTGCAGTGCCAAGTTTCGTTCTACACCGAGATCAGACCGCATGAGAAGCTTTTTCGAAAATATGGCATTTTAAACTTCTCTCGAACCCgatgtttccttttcttcttttcgcgTGAAGCGATGATATGAGTATTTAGCTTAGTCTAGCGACAGAGTTTCTCATCAGCAAACATACCGACGAAACTTACATTTCTTTGGACTTCTAACATAGGAAAAATGCAGATCATGTGAGGTCGGTTATTGCTTCTTTGGTTAAAGGTGCCTATGTCTTAGAGCGGGACCGCGGGGGGAAACGTGAAGGTTCCCAGGCTCTTGCACCTCCTTGGTGGGAAACTTTCGGTTTTCAGTTGGAGCGCACCCTCGAAGATGAGGCTGACCCTTCTATCTTCGGTGCCATCTTCAAGTATGAGCCTCCGCCATCCTCCAGTAACTACTCAGCAGATGGACCGCATTTCGTGGTCGCCTTCCGAGGCACCTTGATCGAGGAAGAATCGTTCCTTGATATTAAGCTGGATATTCAGTTTATCCGGAATAAGCTCCACTTCTCGTCTCGCTGCAAGACTGCCGTGCAGGCGGTAGAACACTTGGTTGCAGCCGGCAATTCTAAGGTGGTCTGGTTGGCTGGCCACTCCCTGGGGTCTGCCATTGGTATGCAAGTTGGAAAGGACATGGCCAAAAAGGGAGTGTATCTCGAGTCTCTCCTCTTCAATCCGCCTTATCCATCTGTCCCGACCGATAAGCGGACTCGCCACTTAACCAAAAGCGGGTTCCGTGCTGTAGGGGCGCTAGTTACGCAGTCTCCAGAACAGCGGGAACAATCCGCTAGTTCTTATGCGGCTTTGTCCCCTTGGGTTCCTCAGCTGTTTGTCAACAAGGGTGATTTCGTCTGCTCGGGATACATTGGCTATTTCAAGTACCGAAAGTGGATGCGAAAGTACGGATTAGAAGATTTCGCCAATTTTGCTAGTCAGTATTCTGTGAGATCAATGCTGTTCAGGAGCGAGAATGGGGCACAGGTAGAGCCATTGCACCTCATCCCATCGGCAAATCTaacaatcaatttttcaaaccagTCGGAGTGTTTCCTGAGTGCGCATCATCTTAGCAAATGGTGGGGGCAGGACCTGGAGCTGGAGTCCGAAGTTTACAAAAACTAGTATTGGCGGTATCGTTGGACTGTTATTTCCCTTCGCTTattgttggaattcaagtcggcggaagacgacttacctttatccgatgcgcaaacaacaattaaccccggaatgaacgttgaattgcggatgaatcacGAATAAAAACACTTCACGTCGGTCTGaatgcaatcacgaggaaagcaCTCGATTTCCACAGTGTAAATGCAGATTGTTCTTTGTAATAGTGAAAATGGAATGCCTTCTCCCTTTGAtggaaataaaacaaaagaaatgagaGGATTTTCTGATCGTATTCTCTGCCAACCATTTCAATGGTTGTGTTCGGGAGACTCTTATACATCTCCCTTCGTACCCTTTCAAGAGATATATTTCCATCACAACGTATCAAGTCGATACGGTGCgatccaatcgcaccccatcatggacgtactagctaaagtacaacatctctcactcggacatgatgggaTTGATAGCattctatcaagaatataaggcattcaacattcatcaactttacaaaacaattcatactagcaagtaagccgtgcgaccagtaagtacacctgcacttgggagctcaaattatgcacttgttagggatgacataatggctacaaccccgaaaagaaataaacaatcgatgtctcacagtgccctagacatattttgttacatcaatctaagtatacctatcccttgaaagctatacttgactattctcaaaacaccatatatttacaattatatccgcATCTACACAAGgtgatataattggtcgaccagtaaatacatgtgatagatgtaaaacaacaatagtcttccttcgcactcatgtctctctccattttagAATAATTGCTTTCCTAGACACATCCCATaaggccatatctattcatgactgTCAATAACATGCTAAATAGCAACATTGATATTTCATTTTGAGAACATAATCAAAAGTaaaaggtaaattataaattacctcaagagCTCACATGATGAgcaaatagggataattttattcACATTCCCTTGTCGgtcgtacaatgcacatgtagtatgaattacatgttatagtggatttctctttctataagagcgtatgtcatttattgaatatatcCATTATACAGATCTTAGCCCAAACATAGTTACGAtcttctcacgtactcatgtttagcccgaGTGTTATCTCAGTTCGCTTTCTAtagcgcccaattaagtactcgcattcGGCATCTTACAGGCATACATGATTATGTGACTATAATGTTTggtcttattataaacaaatcacagacctcatcttgactccaatcaatgcgacatattttatgtaccaaacttgcttttcagcatttatttgtacataacgtctcatctcaacgtgctaaCTACAGCACTTAAggcgattgctcgtgtgagtgagccaatcattgcctgctgacatacttttcaataatatgtgTGTAGTGCTAGTCTCATACTGTATtcgtacttattgataaaacattaagtcactaataaacaaacaaatacaata
Protein-coding regions in this window:
- the LOC120293603 gene encoding GDSL esterase/lipase At4g10955-like, coding for MSLVDDMELGFVPPAMSDEEILEADLVDTDTANFEGERCGLCMDLIIDGGVLDCCQHWKNADHVRSVIASLVKGAYVLERDRGGKREGSQALAPPWWETFGFQLERTLEDEADPSIFGAIFKYEPPPSSSNYSADGPHFVVAFRGTLIEEESFLDIKLDIQFIRNKLHFSSRCKTAVQAVEHLVAAGNSKVVWLAGHSLGSAIGMQVGKDMAKKGVYLESLLFNPPYPSVPTDKRTRHLTKSGFRAVGALVTQSPEQREQSASSYAALSPWVPQLFVNKGDFVCSGYIGYFKYRKWMRKYGLEDFANFASQYSVRSMLFRSENGAQVEPLHLIPSANLTINFSNQSECFLSAHHLSKWWGQDLELESEVYKN